In Erigeron canadensis isolate Cc75 chromosome 1, C_canadensis_v1, whole genome shotgun sequence, a single window of DNA contains:
- the LOC122579116 gene encoding arogenate dehydratase 3-like yields the protein MQSLAPSSSVSIKSIIRKPSPRLSNTHRVSHLTIQSSASRFDSAQNTTTNNPSSVSATSFNLPNNNSFTPGGVGKNRTDWQSSCAILASKVVSQQQNTEKSGGQDNLTVVNGHKTLDLVSVPVTIDNNLPKPLSIADLSPAPLHGNTLRVAYQGVPGAYSEAAAGKAYPECEAIPCDQFEVAFQAVELWIADRAVLPVENSLGGSIHRNYDLLLRHRLHIVGEVQLPVHHCLLALPGVRKEFINRVISHPQALAQCEQTLTKKLGPTVTREAVDDTAGAAEFIAENNLRDTAAIASARAAELYNLNILADGIQDDLSNITRFVMLAREPIIPRTDRPFKTSIVFAHDKGTSVLFKVLSAFAFRNISLTKIESRPHRNRPIRLVDDANVGTAKHFEYMFYVDFEASMADVRAQNALAEVQEFTSFLRVLGSYPMDMTPWSPSREE from the coding sequence ATGCAGTCATTAGCTCCATCTTCATCTGTCAGCATCAAATCCATTATTCGAAAACCGTCACCGCGGTTATCTAACACGCACCGGGTCAGCCACCTCACAATACAGTCATCTGCCAGCCGGTTCGACTCGGCTCAAAACACTACGACCAATAATCCTTCATCAGTTTCAGCAACATCTTTCAATTTACCCAATAACAACAGCTTCACGCCAGGCGGTGTGGGCAAAAACCGCACCGACTGGCAGAGCAGTTGTGCTATTTTAGCTAGTAAAGTCGTTTCTCAGCAACAGAATACCGAAAAAAGCGGAGGTCAAGATAACTTAACCGTGGTTAACGGACATAAGACACTAGATCTGGTATCTGTACCTGTAACCATTGATAACAACTTGCCGAAACCGCTTAGTATTGCTGATCTGTCACCAGCACCGCTTCATGGCAACACCTTGCGCGTGGCTTACCAAGGCGTCCCCGGCGCGTACAGTGAAGCCGCCGCCGGAAAAGCTTATCCGGAATGTGAGGCTATTCCTTGTGATCAATTTGAAGTTGCATTTCAAGCTGTGGAACTATGGATTGCAGATCGTGCTGTTTTGCCGGTGGAGAATTCTCTTGGCGGAAGTATTCACCGGAACTATGATTTGCTTCTCCGGCACCGGCTTCATATTGTCGGTGAAGTTCAACTACCTGTTCATCATTGTTTGTTAGCGTTGCCTGGTGTTCGGAAAGAATTCATAAACCGTGTTATTAGTCATCCGCAAGCGTTAGCTCAGTGCGAGCAAACGCTTACGAAGAAGCTTGGTCCAACCGTCACGCGTGAGGCGGTAGATGATACCGCTGGCGCGGCGGAATTTATCGCGGAGAATAATCTCCGCGATACAGCAGCGATTGCGTCTGCACGCGCTGCTGAGTTATACAATTTAAATATCTTGGCTGACGGTATCCAAGACGATTTAAGTAATATCACTCGGTTTGTAATGCTTGCACGTGAGCCGATTATTCCACGAACGGATAGACCTTTTAAAACTAGCATAGTATTCGCACACGATAAAGGAACGTCGGTTTTGTTTAAAGTGTTGTCTGCGTTCGCTTTTAGAAACATCAGTTTGACTAAAATCGAAAGCAGACCACACCGAAACAGGCCGATTAGGCTTGTGGATGATGCAAATGTGGGAACCGCTAAGCATTTTGAGTATATGTTTTATGTGGATTTTGAAGCATCAATGGCTGATGTTAGGGCCCAAAATGCATTGGCTGAGGTTCAAGAATTTACATCTTTTTTGAGGGTGTTGGGTAGCTACCCTATGGATATGACTCCTTGGTCTCCTTCTAGAGAAGAATGA